The proteins below are encoded in one region of Passer domesticus isolate bPasDom1 chromosome 22, bPasDom1.hap1, whole genome shotgun sequence:
- the KCNAB2 gene encoding voltage-gated potassium channel subunit beta-2 isoform X3 — protein sequence MYPESTTDSPARLSLRQTGSPGMIYRNLGKSGLRVSCLGLGTWVTFGGQITDEMAEQLMTLAYDNGINLFDTAEVYAAGKAEVVLGNIIKKKGWRRSSLVITTKIFWGGKAETERGLSRKHIIEGLKASLERLQLEYVDVVFANRPDPNTPMEETVRAMTHVINQGMAMYWGTSRWSSMEIMEAYSVARQFNLIPPICEQAEYHMFQREKVEVQLPELFHKIGVGAMTWSPLACGIVSGKYDGGIPPYSRASLKGYQWLKDKILSEEGRRQQAKLKELQAIAERLGCTLPQLAIAWCLRNEGVSSVLLGASNADQLMENIGAIQVLPKLSSSIVHEIDSILGNKPYSKKDYRS from the exons atGTATCCCGAATCCACCACTGACTCCCCAGCGCGACTCTCGCTGCGGCAGAcgggctccccagggatgatTTACAG GAACCTCGGGAAGTCTGGGCTGCGTGTGTCCTGCCTGGGTCTGG GAACATGGGTGACTTTCGGAGGGCAGATCACAGATGAG ATGGCAGAGCAGCTGATGACTTTAGCTTATGACAACGGCATTAATCTCTTCGACACGGCAGAAGTCTACGCTGCTGGCAA GGCCGAGGTGGTGCTGGGAAATATCATCAAGAAGAAAGGGTGGAG ACGGTCCAGCCTGGTCATCACCACCAAAATCTTCTGGGGAGGAAA GGCCGAGACAGAGAGGGGCCTGTCCCGAAAACACATCATAGAAG GTCTGAAGGCGTCTCTGGAGCGGCTGCAGCTAGAGTACGTGGACGTGGTGTTTGCCAACCGGCCCGACCCCAACACGCCGATGGAAG AGACAGTGCGAGCCATGACCCATGTCATCAACCAGGGGATGGCCATGTACTGGGGGACCTCGCGCTGGAGCTCCATGGAGATCATG GAGGCGTACTCGGTGGCCCGGCAGTTCAACCTGATTCCGCCCATCTGTGAGCAGGCTGAGTACCACATGTTCCAGCGGGAAAAGGTGGAGGTGCAGCTCCCTGAGCTCTTCCACAAGATAG GCGTTGGAGCCATGACCTGGTCCCCACTGGCCTGCGGCATCGTCTCGGGGAAGTATGATGGGGGCATCCCCCCCTACTCCCGTGCCTCGCTGAAG GGATACCAGTGGCTGAAGGACAAGATCCTGAGTGAAGAGGGCCGGCGGCAGCAGGCaaagctgaaggagctgcaggccATTGCTGAGCGCCTGGGCTGCACCCTGCCCCAGCTCGCCATCG cctggtgcCTGCGCAACGAGGGTGTCAGCTCCGTCTTACTGGGGGCCTCCAATGCCGACCAGCTGATGGAGAATATTGGAGCAATACAG GTCCTTCCAAAGCTGTCGTCTTCCATCGTCCACGAGATCGATAGCATCCTGGGCAACAAACCATACAGCAAGAAGGACTACAGATCCTAA
- the KCNAB2 gene encoding voltage-gated potassium channel subunit beta-2 isoform X4, with the protein MLSMTYSESLRSVASRPSPEWGLPPAPRAADGLELRRLRDVRAAARAKTLEEFLRMHGLSLADSTARATGMKYRNLGKSGLRVSCLGLGTWVTFGGQITDEMAEQLMTLAYDNGINLFDTAEVYAAGKAEVVLGNIIKKKGWRRSSLVITTKIFWGGKAETERGLSRKHIIEGLKASLERLQLEYVDVVFANRPDPNTPMEETVRAMTHVINQGMAMYWGTSRWSSMEIMEAYSVARQFNLIPPICEQAEYHMFQREKVEVQLPELFHKIGVGAMTWSPLACGIVSGKYDGGIPPYSRASLKGYQWLKDKILSEEGRRQQAKLKELQAIAERLGCTLPQLAIAWCLRNEGVSSVLLGASNADQLMENIGAIQVLPKLSSSIVHEIDSILGNKPYSKKDYRS; encoded by the exons ATGCTCTCCATGACCTACAGTGAGAGCCTGCGCAGCGTGGCCAGCCGGCCCAGCCCCGAGTGggggctgcccccagccccccgggcGGCCGACGGGCTGGAGCTGCGGCGGCTGCGGGATgtgcgggcggcggcgcgggcgaAGACTCTGGAGGAGTTCCTGCGGATGCACGGGCTCTCCCTGGCCGACAGCACCGCCCGCGCCACCGGCATGAAGTACAG GAACCTCGGGAAGTCTGGGCTGCGTGTGTCCTGCCTGGGTCTGG GAACATGGGTGACTTTCGGAGGGCAGATCACAGATGAG ATGGCAGAGCAGCTGATGACTTTAGCTTATGACAACGGCATTAATCTCTTCGACACGGCAGAAGTCTACGCTGCTGGCAA GGCCGAGGTGGTGCTGGGAAATATCATCAAGAAGAAAGGGTGGAG ACGGTCCAGCCTGGTCATCACCACCAAAATCTTCTGGGGAGGAAA GGCCGAGACAGAGAGGGGCCTGTCCCGAAAACACATCATAGAAG GTCTGAAGGCGTCTCTGGAGCGGCTGCAGCTAGAGTACGTGGACGTGGTGTTTGCCAACCGGCCCGACCCCAACACGCCGATGGAAG AGACAGTGCGAGCCATGACCCATGTCATCAACCAGGGGATGGCCATGTACTGGGGGACCTCGCGCTGGAGCTCCATGGAGATCATG GAGGCGTACTCGGTGGCCCGGCAGTTCAACCTGATTCCGCCCATCTGTGAGCAGGCTGAGTACCACATGTTCCAGCGGGAAAAGGTGGAGGTGCAGCTCCCTGAGCTCTTCCACAAGATAG GCGTTGGAGCCATGACCTGGTCCCCACTGGCCTGCGGCATCGTCTCGGGGAAGTATGATGGGGGCATCCCCCCCTACTCCCGTGCCTCGCTGAAG GGATACCAGTGGCTGAAGGACAAGATCCTGAGTGAAGAGGGCCGGCGGCAGCAGGCaaagctgaaggagctgcaggccATTGCTGAGCGCCTGGGCTGCACCCTGCCCCAGCTCGCCATCG cctggtgcCTGCGCAACGAGGGTGTCAGCTCCGTCTTACTGGGGGCCTCCAATGCCGACCAGCTGATGGAGAATATTGGAGCAATACAG GTCCTTCCAAAGCTGTCGTCTTCCATCGTCCACGAGATCGATAGCATCCTGGGCAACAAACCATACAGCAAGAAGGACTACAGATCCTAA
- the KCNAB2 gene encoding voltage-gated potassium channel subunit beta-2 isoform X1, producing MQVSFVCSEHSIKSRSAEDRLNRQNAGSPSLGTRGKFRAVAMVARSLGQLSVQNAPSSSDSSVKQPGMKYRNLGKSGLRVSCLGLGTWVTFGGQITDEMAEQLMTLAYDNGINLFDTAEVYAAGKAEVVLGNIIKKKGWRRSSLVITTKIFWGGKAETERGLSRKHIIEGLKASLERLQLEYVDVVFANRPDPNTPMEETVRAMTHVINQGMAMYWGTSRWSSMEIMEAYSVARQFNLIPPICEQAEYHMFQREKVEVQLPELFHKIGVGAMTWSPLACGIVSGKYDGGIPPYSRASLKGYQWLKDKILSEEGRRQQAKLKELQAIAERLGCTLPQLAIAWCLRNEGVSSVLLGASNADQLMENIGAIQVLPKLSSSIVHEIDSILGNKPYSKKDYRS from the exons ATGCAGGTCTCCTTTGTGTGCTCCGAGCACAGCATCAAGAGCCGGAGCGCGGAGGACCGGCTGAACCGACAGAATgccggcagccccagcctcgGCACCCGCGGCAAGTTCCGCGCGGTGGCCATGGTGGCCCGCAGCCTGGGGCAGCTCTCGGTGCAGAACGCCCCTTCCTCCAGCGACTCCAGCGTCAAGCAGCCGGGGATGAAATACCG GAACCTCGGGAAGTCTGGGCTGCGTGTGTCCTGCCTGGGTCTGG GAACATGGGTGACTTTCGGAGGGCAGATCACAGATGAG ATGGCAGAGCAGCTGATGACTTTAGCTTATGACAACGGCATTAATCTCTTCGACACGGCAGAAGTCTACGCTGCTGGCAA GGCCGAGGTGGTGCTGGGAAATATCATCAAGAAGAAAGGGTGGAG ACGGTCCAGCCTGGTCATCACCACCAAAATCTTCTGGGGAGGAAA GGCCGAGACAGAGAGGGGCCTGTCCCGAAAACACATCATAGAAG GTCTGAAGGCGTCTCTGGAGCGGCTGCAGCTAGAGTACGTGGACGTGGTGTTTGCCAACCGGCCCGACCCCAACACGCCGATGGAAG AGACAGTGCGAGCCATGACCCATGTCATCAACCAGGGGATGGCCATGTACTGGGGGACCTCGCGCTGGAGCTCCATGGAGATCATG GAGGCGTACTCGGTGGCCCGGCAGTTCAACCTGATTCCGCCCATCTGTGAGCAGGCTGAGTACCACATGTTCCAGCGGGAAAAGGTGGAGGTGCAGCTCCCTGAGCTCTTCCACAAGATAG GCGTTGGAGCCATGACCTGGTCCCCACTGGCCTGCGGCATCGTCTCGGGGAAGTATGATGGGGGCATCCCCCCCTACTCCCGTGCCTCGCTGAAG GGATACCAGTGGCTGAAGGACAAGATCCTGAGTGAAGAGGGCCGGCGGCAGCAGGCaaagctgaaggagctgcaggccATTGCTGAGCGCCTGGGCTGCACCCTGCCCCAGCTCGCCATCG cctggtgcCTGCGCAACGAGGGTGTCAGCTCCGTCTTACTGGGGGCCTCCAATGCCGACCAGCTGATGGAGAATATTGGAGCAATACAG GTCCTTCCAAAGCTGTCGTCTTCCATCGTCCACGAGATCGATAGCATCCTGGGCAACAAACCATACAGCAAGAAGGACTACAGATCCTAA
- the KCNAB2 gene encoding voltage-gated potassium channel subunit beta-2 isoform X2, whose amino-acid sequence MYPESTTDSPARLSLRQTGSPGMIYSARYGSPKRQLQFYRNLGKSGLRVSCLGLGTWVTFGGQITDEMAEQLMTLAYDNGINLFDTAEVYAAGKAEVVLGNIIKKKGWRRSSLVITTKIFWGGKAETERGLSRKHIIEGLKASLERLQLEYVDVVFANRPDPNTPMEETVRAMTHVINQGMAMYWGTSRWSSMEIMEAYSVARQFNLIPPICEQAEYHMFQREKVEVQLPELFHKIGVGAMTWSPLACGIVSGKYDGGIPPYSRASLKGYQWLKDKILSEEGRRQQAKLKELQAIAERLGCTLPQLAIAWCLRNEGVSSVLLGASNADQLMENIGAIQVLPKLSSSIVHEIDSILGNKPYSKKDYRS is encoded by the exons atGTATCCCGAATCCACCACTGACTCCCCAGCGCGACTCTCGCTGCGGCAGAcgggctccccagggatgatTTACAG CGCGAGATATGGGAGCCCCAAGCGCCAGCTCCAGTTCTACAG GAACCTCGGGAAGTCTGGGCTGCGTGTGTCCTGCCTGGGTCTGG GAACATGGGTGACTTTCGGAGGGCAGATCACAGATGAG ATGGCAGAGCAGCTGATGACTTTAGCTTATGACAACGGCATTAATCTCTTCGACACGGCAGAAGTCTACGCTGCTGGCAA GGCCGAGGTGGTGCTGGGAAATATCATCAAGAAGAAAGGGTGGAG ACGGTCCAGCCTGGTCATCACCACCAAAATCTTCTGGGGAGGAAA GGCCGAGACAGAGAGGGGCCTGTCCCGAAAACACATCATAGAAG GTCTGAAGGCGTCTCTGGAGCGGCTGCAGCTAGAGTACGTGGACGTGGTGTTTGCCAACCGGCCCGACCCCAACACGCCGATGGAAG AGACAGTGCGAGCCATGACCCATGTCATCAACCAGGGGATGGCCATGTACTGGGGGACCTCGCGCTGGAGCTCCATGGAGATCATG GAGGCGTACTCGGTGGCCCGGCAGTTCAACCTGATTCCGCCCATCTGTGAGCAGGCTGAGTACCACATGTTCCAGCGGGAAAAGGTGGAGGTGCAGCTCCCTGAGCTCTTCCACAAGATAG GCGTTGGAGCCATGACCTGGTCCCCACTGGCCTGCGGCATCGTCTCGGGGAAGTATGATGGGGGCATCCCCCCCTACTCCCGTGCCTCGCTGAAG GGATACCAGTGGCTGAAGGACAAGATCCTGAGTGAAGAGGGCCGGCGGCAGCAGGCaaagctgaaggagctgcaggccATTGCTGAGCGCCTGGGCTGCACCCTGCCCCAGCTCGCCATCG cctggtgcCTGCGCAACGAGGGTGTCAGCTCCGTCTTACTGGGGGCCTCCAATGCCGACCAGCTGATGGAGAATATTGGAGCAATACAG GTCCTTCCAAAGCTGTCGTCTTCCATCGTCCACGAGATCGATAGCATCCTGGGCAACAAACCATACAGCAAGAAGGACTACAGATCCTAA